The Listeria welshimeri serovar 6b str. SLCC5334 genome has a window encoding:
- the galU gene encoding UTP--glucose-1-phosphate uridylyltransferase GalU → MRVKKAVIPAAGLGTRFLPATKAMPKEILPIVDKPTIQYIVEEAVESGIEDILIVTGKGKRAIEDHFDSVPELELNLREKNKLELLHLIEETTNINLHFIRQSKPKGLGDAILQARGFVGNEPFIVMLGDDIVQAKTPCAKQLIDQYEKTHSSIIGVQTVPHEETYRYGIIDPIDEYSKNLYNVNGFVEKPDPSAAPSDLAILGRYLLTPQIFDFLETQKPGAGGEIQLTDAINSLNEIQRVFAYDFEGERFDVGDKFGFIKTTMQFALKHPEIKDDVAKLVDQLYAEIHSKDKK, encoded by the coding sequence ATGAGAGTAAAAAAAGCAGTCATTCCAGCAGCAGGATTAGGGACGAGATTTCTGCCTGCCACAAAAGCAATGCCTAAAGAAATACTTCCAATAGTAGACAAGCCAACCATTCAATACATAGTAGAAGAAGCGGTAGAATCTGGAATTGAAGATATTCTAATCGTTACTGGTAAAGGAAAAAGAGCTATTGAAGACCACTTTGACTCCGTTCCTGAACTTGAGCTTAACCTACGCGAAAAAAACAAACTAGAATTACTTCATTTAATTGAAGAAACAACAAATATTAACCTTCACTTCATTCGTCAATCTAAACCTAAAGGACTTGGTGATGCGATTCTTCAAGCTAGAGGGTTTGTGGGTAATGAGCCATTTATTGTTATGTTAGGTGATGACATTGTTCAAGCAAAAACACCATGTGCAAAACAGTTAATAGATCAATACGAAAAAACACATAGTTCTATCATTGGAGTTCAAACGGTTCCTCATGAAGAAACTTATCGTTATGGCATTATCGATCCAATTGATGAATATAGTAAAAACCTATACAATGTAAATGGTTTTGTAGAAAAGCCTGATCCAAGTGCAGCGCCTTCTGACCTTGCTATTCTTGGTAGATATCTACTAACACCGCAGATTTTTGACTTCTTAGAAACACAAAAACCTGGTGCTGGTGGCGAAATCCAATTAACTGACGCTATCAACAGTTTAAATGAAATTCAACGAGTTTTTGCTTATGATTTTGAAGGAGAACGCTTTGATGTTGGTGATAAATTCGGTTTTATCAAGACGACCATGCAATTTGCTTTAAAGCATCCAGAAATTAAGGATGATGTTGCAAAATTGGTAGATCAGCTTTATGCAGAAATTCACTCGAAGGATAAAAAATAA
- a CDS encoding ribitol-5-phosphate dehydrogenase: MINQVYRLVSERQFEVANVDENLTEDVVVVRPTHLSICAADQRYYTGSRGKEMLSKKLPMALIHEGVGEVVYDATKEFKPGTKVVMIPNTPFENDPVVAENYLQSSKFRSSGYDGLMQDYVFMRRDRVVALPDDINMKVAAFSELISVAVHAILRFEEKSNANRETFGVWGDGNLGFITSLLLKNWYPESKVYIFGKTPYKLDFFSFVDGAYAIDDVPADLVIDQAFECAGGMGSQYAVSQIIDVIKPEGTISLLGVSEYPIEFNSRMVLEKGLTVYGSSRSGRVDFEKTVEFLSTNKRGVEYLQNLVGEVHKVHSIQDVIETFEADLRSPWGKSVMEWKI, encoded by the coding sequence ATGATTAATCAAGTATATAGACTTGTGTCAGAAAGACAGTTTGAAGTTGCCAATGTGGATGAAAATTTGACGGAAGATGTAGTGGTTGTTAGACCAACTCATCTATCTATTTGTGCGGCGGATCAACGCTACTATACAGGTTCTAGAGGGAAAGAAATGCTATCAAAAAAACTCCCAATGGCACTGATTCATGAAGGTGTTGGTGAAGTAGTTTATGATGCAACAAAAGAATTTAAACCAGGAACTAAAGTAGTTATGATTCCAAATACACCATTCGAGAATGATCCTGTCGTTGCTGAAAATTATTTGCAATCAAGTAAATTCCGTTCTAGTGGTTACGATGGATTAATGCAAGACTATGTATTCATGCGAAGAGATCGGGTAGTTGCATTACCAGATGATATTAATATGAAAGTTGCTGCATTTTCTGAACTAATTTCCGTTGCCGTGCACGCAATTTTACGATTTGAGGAGAAAAGTAATGCAAATCGTGAAACTTTTGGGGTATGGGGAGATGGAAACTTAGGATTTATCACTTCTTTACTGTTGAAAAATTGGTATCCTGAAAGTAAAGTATACATTTTTGGGAAAACTCCGTACAAATTAGACTTCTTTTCTTTTGTAGATGGTGCTTATGCAATTGATGATGTACCAGCTGATTTAGTGATTGATCAAGCATTTGAATGTGCTGGTGGAATGGGTAGTCAGTATGCAGTGAGTCAAATTATAGATGTTATTAAACCAGAAGGAACGATTTCTCTTCTAGGTGTATCTGAGTATCCGATTGAATTCAATTCACGTATGGTTCTTGAAAAAGGGCTTACTGTTTATGGAAGTAGCCGTAGCGGTCGCGTTGATTTTGAAAAAACAGTAGAATTTCTTTCAACAAACAAACGTGGTGTAGAATACTTACAAAATCTTGTCGGTGAAGTTCATAAAGTTCACTCTATTCAAGATGTAATCGAAACATTCGAAGCTGATTTACGCAGTCCTTGGGGCAAAAGCGTAATGGAGTGGAAAATATAA
- a CDS encoding CDP-glycerol glycerophosphotransferase family protein → MLYEIIKESKIAEPKISVIVPVYNVISYIDETINSLLSQTLKEIEIILVDDGSSDGSFERIIDYGERHDNICVAKEPNAGPGMARNNGLSIAKGKYISFVDSDDILPERALEIMYEAAEKEQVGVVTGISVSFNNSRSWFIGGHFKKGVFKKGRKSLLQNPEMLYTLGPCNKLYRRDMVQDIRFPNSIKVAEDHPFVIEAYLKSENIYTVDEIIYNYRAREDEGDISLSQIVTSDPYVSFKDIIASIKLSDALLKQYVTNPIALQKIRIDYYDRIISTDIWPAYKGILLSGSAETQIKMFDAFRELLDSMDFHLYNNLGVFQRLLTFETINRYTFIKEKARSSYLRAVRLAYEKLDPGSLNKLLSSEFPKEVRAGEKAAKRNSIKPIYNRLVTRKIGSTIKLGYEKVIAENWKKLSGVARNFYARRISFPFYKLAKKERKIVFLTNKHDVLADSFKAVYDEVILQKPDYKVVGYLKQPKRSILELLKMYKDIATAEYIFLDDYYRQIYGLTLRKDTEVIQLWHAAGAFKKFGFSSIGYADSNTESFERDAHKNYSKVVVSSSEIVPFYAEAFGVDEKNVLPLGVPRTDRFFNEEYKTYIKTVFEGKYPALKNKKIITYAPTFRGGPGERQQFIMNLNIRRLAEQLGDEYALILKMHPSVVRGVGIPFDLQEFAFNMSGEDINDVLINTDILITDYSSVVFDFSIMEKPILFYAYDLENYLGERNFYYNFEEFVPGPIVRTNEEVISAIKSNDFDLHKVRTFKERFFDDLDGHSAERIVKELIK, encoded by the coding sequence ATGCTCTATGAGATTATAAAAGAATCAAAAATAGCAGAACCAAAAATTTCTGTTATAGTTCCAGTTTATAATGTAATTAGTTATATTGATGAAACGATTAATTCCTTACTAAGCCAAACCTTAAAAGAAATTGAAATAATTTTAGTTGATGACGGTTCTTCTGATGGAAGTTTTGAAAGAATTATTGATTACGGGGAACGTCATGATAATATTTGTGTCGCAAAAGAACCTAACGCCGGACCTGGTATGGCTCGTAATAACGGTTTAAGCATCGCTAAAGGTAAATACATTAGTTTTGTTGACTCTGATGACATTCTCCCTGAAAGAGCGCTAGAAATCATGTATGAAGCTGCTGAGAAAGAGCAAGTTGGTGTAGTTACTGGTATATCTGTCAGCTTTAACAACAGTCGCTCATGGTTTATTGGCGGGCACTTTAAAAAAGGTGTTTTCAAAAAAGGTCGTAAATCACTTCTCCAAAACCCCGAAATGCTATATACATTAGGACCGTGTAATAAACTTTATCGCCGAGATATGGTTCAAGATATTCGTTTCCCTAATTCAATTAAAGTTGCAGAAGATCACCCATTTGTTATTGAAGCTTATTTGAAATCTGAAAATATTTATACAGTAGATGAAATAATATATAATTATAGGGCACGTGAAGATGAAGGGGATATCTCACTATCTCAAATCGTTACATCAGATCCTTATGTGAGTTTCAAAGATATCATTGCCAGCATCAAACTTTCAGATGCTCTTTTAAAACAATATGTGACGAATCCAATTGCACTTCAAAAAATTAGAATAGATTATTATGACCGGATTATTTCAACAGATATTTGGCCTGCCTATAAAGGGATTTTGTTGAGCGGAAGCGCGGAAACGCAAATTAAAATGTTCGATGCTTTTCGTGAATTATTAGATTCGATGGATTTTCATTTGTATAATAACCTAGGCGTATTTCAGCGTTTGCTTACATTTGAAACAATTAATCGCTACACATTTATTAAAGAAAAGGCGCGCTCAAGTTATTTGAGAGCTGTAAGATTAGCCTATGAAAAATTAGATCCAGGTTCTTTAAATAAATTGTTATCATCAGAGTTTCCTAAAGAAGTTCGTGCTGGCGAAAAAGCTGCTAAACGAAACTCAATCAAACCAATCTATAACCGTCTTGTTACTCGTAAAATTGGTTCGACAATTAAACTTGGATATGAAAAAGTTATCGCCGAAAATTGGAAAAAATTATCTGGAGTTGCGCGTAATTTTTATGCGCGTAGAATTTCTTTTCCGTTTTATAAATTAGCTAAGAAAGAACGTAAAATAGTCTTTCTAACTAATAAGCATGATGTGCTTGCTGATTCTTTTAAAGCTGTATATGATGAAGTTATCTTGCAAAAACCAGATTATAAAGTGGTAGGGTATCTAAAACAACCAAAACGTTCTATTTTGGAATTGCTAAAAATGTACAAAGACATTGCAACCGCTGAATATATCTTTTTAGATGATTATTATCGTCAAATATATGGACTAACACTTCGCAAAGATACAGAAGTGATTCAACTTTGGCATGCCGCAGGAGCTTTTAAAAAGTTTGGTTTTAGTTCCATAGGTTATGCAGATAGTAATACAGAAAGTTTTGAACGTGATGCACATAAAAACTATTCAAAAGTAGTTGTATCTTCAAGTGAAATAGTGCCATTTTATGCAGAAGCATTTGGAGTAGACGAAAAGAATGTGTTACCACTAGGCGTTCCACGAACAGATCGTTTCTTTAATGAAGAGTACAAAACTTACATTAAAACTGTTTTTGAAGGTAAATATCCAGCTTTGAAGAATAAAAAAATCATCACATATGCACCAACTTTCCGTGGCGGTCCAGGTGAACGTCAACAATTTATTATGAACTTGAACATTCGTCGTCTGGCTGAACAATTAGGTGATGAATATGCACTTATTTTAAAAATGCATCCATCTGTTGTTAGAGGAGTCGGAATCCCATTTGATTTACAAGAATTCGCATTTAATATGAGCGGGGAAGACATTAACGATGTTTTAATTAATACGGACATTTTAATTACCGATTATTCATCCGTAGTCTTTGATTTCTCGATAATGGAAAAACCAATTCTTTTCTATGCTTATGATTTGGAAAATTATTTAGGAGAGCGTAATTTCTATTATAATTTTGAAGAATTTGTTCCGGGGCCAATTGTTCGGACAAATGAAGAAGTAATTAGCGCAATTAAATCAAATGATTTTGATCTTCATAAAGTTCGCACGTTTAAAGAGAGATTCTTTGATGATTTAGACGGCCATTCTGCAGAACGAATTGTGAAAGAACTTATTAAGTAA
- a CDS encoding GW domain-containing glycosaminoglycan-binding protein, with protein sequence MINKKWMKIVMIPMLVVPMYGVTTLGSQLQDSLTGKNSFVKDVEAATTEQQTFINKLAPAAQASQEKYKLLSSITLAQGILESNWGKSGLATKGNNLFGIKGKYNNQSVIMQTSEYVNGQWIKVDAEFRKYPSWNESVTDHTLLLVNGTSWNRDLYKKVVNATDYKVAANELQKAGYATDPNYASSLIRVIETYDLAKYDVLYDKILTQKSISEKATVTNPTGNGIWSLPYKVKGVASVGPASGYANKDIDLISVATTKRGTYYQFKYNGKVIGWLDGKALTIYDKVNYDKSYVGRAKISSPTSNGIWSKPYNIYGREFVANATTYAQQEIKLLREAQTAKGTYYQFSINNKIIGWIDKRALTIYPYDSIISSKNVNLAGQITNPTGNGIWSKAYKLEGTTSVAPASKYANQDVNINQQIETQHGSYYNISINGKNIGWLDQKALTLYDVEEYNKAVSFDGTIKNVKSNTIWTKPYRTVGTKSVGPAEAYLNKDVQIIREAKTPKGTYYQFKSAGKVIGWLDQKAFEIYDNILYNKVVNMEAVVENVTGNAVWSAPYKSKGVQGITTANTYKDKTVKLTREAQTSRGTYYEFSYNGKVIGWLDKKAFKFYNTLEYDEVYNRDAIITNVTGNTVWTLPYQIYGTKAVNPAATYKNQQARITRKAKTERGIYYQFSINGKNIGWLDEKAFDVYDEIEYNKNIKLTGILSNASGNAIWSEPYRVIGTKNVGQATSYANKTVQLVKEAKTTRSTYYQMSINGKVIGWVDKRAFTNVK encoded by the coding sequence ATGATAAATAAAAAGTGGATGAAAATTGTAATGATACCAATGTTAGTTGTTCCAATGTACGGAGTGACAACTCTAGGTAGCCAATTACAAGATTCATTAACTGGAAAAAATTCCTTTGTTAAAGACGTAGAAGCTGCTACAACAGAGCAACAGACGTTTATCAACAAACTTGCACCCGCAGCTCAGGCATCTCAAGAAAAATATAAACTTCTGTCTAGTATAACTTTAGCTCAAGGGATTCTAGAATCTAATTGGGGAAAAAGTGGACTTGCAACAAAAGGTAATAATTTATTCGGAATAAAAGGAAAATACAATAACCAATCTGTAATTATGCAAACTTCTGAATATGTTAATGGACAGTGGATAAAAGTTGATGCAGAATTTCGTAAATATCCAAGTTGGAATGAATCAGTTACTGACCATACCTTATTACTTGTAAATGGTACTTCTTGGAATAGAGACTTATATAAAAAAGTTGTTAATGCAACAGATTATAAAGTAGCTGCAAATGAACTTCAAAAAGCTGGATATGCTACAGATCCAAATTATGCTTCCAGTTTAATCCGAGTAATTGAGACTTATGATTTAGCAAAATACGATGTTTTATATGATAAAATTCTCACTCAAAAATCTATCTCAGAGAAAGCCACTGTGACAAATCCAACTGGGAACGGTATATGGTCTTTACCCTATAAAGTTAAGGGAGTAGCGTCTGTTGGTCCAGCTAGTGGATATGCTAATAAAGATATTGATTTGATTTCTGTGGCTACTACAAAAAGAGGAACTTATTATCAATTTAAATATAATGGTAAAGTGATTGGCTGGCTTGATGGAAAGGCACTAACTATTTATGATAAAGTAAATTATGACAAGTCTTATGTAGGAAGAGCGAAAATATCAAGTCCAACTAGTAATGGTATTTGGTCTAAACCATATAACATATATGGACGTGAATTTGTGGCAAATGCAACCACATATGCACAACAAGAAATAAAACTTTTACGTGAAGCGCAAACTGCAAAAGGCACATATTATCAATTTAGTATCAATAATAAAATAATTGGTTGGATTGATAAAAGAGCTTTAACAATTTATCCTTATGATTCCATTATCTCAAGTAAAAATGTGAATCTAGCTGGGCAAATTACTAACCCAACTGGAAATGGTATTTGGTCTAAGGCATACAAGTTAGAGGGCACAACTTCTGTTGCACCAGCTTCTAAATATGCCAATCAGGATGTTAATATTAATCAACAAATTGAAACTCAACATGGTAGTTATTATAATATTAGTATCAATGGTAAAAATATCGGTTGGTTAGATCAAAAAGCTCTTACACTTTATGATGTAGAAGAATATAATAAAGCAGTTTCATTTGATGGTACCATTAAAAATGTTAAGAGTAACACAATATGGACTAAGCCTTATCGAACAGTTGGCACAAAATCAGTTGGTCCAGCCGAAGCATATTTAAACAAAGATGTTCAAATAATTCGCGAAGCCAAAACACCAAAAGGTACTTACTATCAATTTAAATCAGCTGGTAAAGTGATTGGTTGGTTGGATCAAAAAGCTTTCGAAATATATGACAACATTCTTTATAATAAAGTTGTCAATATGGAGGCTGTAGTTGAGAATGTAACTGGTAACGCTGTTTGGTCAGCTCCATATAAGAGTAAAGGTGTCCAAGGGATAACTACGGCAAACACATACAAAGATAAAACAGTTAAATTAACTCGAGAAGCTCAGACAAGTAGAGGAACGTATTATGAGTTTAGCTATAACGGCAAAGTGATAGGCTGGTTAGATAAGAAAGCATTTAAATTCTATAATACATTAGAATATGATGAAGTTTACAATAGAGATGCTATAATTACTAATGTAACCGGAAATACAGTTTGGACATTACCATATCAAATCTATGGCACTAAAGCTGTTAATCCTGCAGCAACATATAAAAACCAACAAGCAAGAATTACAAGAAAAGCTAAAACCGAAAGGGGTATCTACTACCAATTTAGCATTAATGGAAAAAATATCGGTTGGCTAGATGAGAAAGCATTTGATGTTTATGATGAAATTGAGTATAACAAAAACATTAAGTTAACTGGTATACTAAGTAATGCTTCAGGAAATGCTATTTGGTCAGAACCTTACCGAGTTATTGGAACGAAAAATGTCGGGCAAGCAACATCTTATGCAAATAAAACTGTACAATTAGTGAAAGAAGCTAAGACAACACGTTCCACTTATTATCAAATGAGTATTAATGGAAAAGTAATTGGTTGGGTAGATAAACGCGCGTTCACAAATGTTAAATAA
- a CDS encoding glycosyltransferase family 2 protein: MEKPFLTIVVPCYNEEAVLGETVIQLTKILDTLVDKAEISEKSKIMFVDDGSKDKTWELIDGFTKELKYITGLKLSRNYGHQGALLAGLTSAYEASDCVISIDADLQDDVNAIIPFVEKFNQGYEVVYGVRDKRDTDTFFKRNTALGFYKVMEKLGVKMVPNHADYRLLSKRALGEFLKYKEENMFIRGIIPLLGFKSTKVYYNRNERFAGESKYPLKKMLMFAVDGITSFSITPIRFLLTIGVLMFIIGVGLGIYAIVQKILGEVVIGWTSLMVSLWLIGGIQLIAIGVLGEYIGKIFKEVKARPRFTIEDNLFEEKYKAENLK, translated from the coding sequence ATGGAAAAACCATTTTTAACCATTGTAGTTCCATGCTATAACGAAGAAGCAGTTCTCGGGGAAACTGTAATTCAGTTAACAAAGATTTTGGATACTTTAGTGGATAAAGCAGAAATTAGTGAAAAAAGTAAGATTATGTTTGTGGATGACGGAAGTAAAGACAAGACATGGGAACTAATAGATGGGTTCACAAAAGAACTAAAATACATAACGGGTCTTAAACTTAGCCGTAATTATGGTCATCAGGGTGCTTTATTAGCAGGTTTGACTTCAGCTTATGAAGCTTCGGATTGTGTGATTTCTATTGACGCAGATTTACAAGATGATGTAAATGCGATTATCCCTTTTGTTGAGAAATTTAATCAAGGGTATGAAGTTGTATATGGAGTTCGTGATAAAAGAGACACGGATACATTTTTTAAAAGAAATACTGCACTTGGATTTTATAAAGTAATGGAAAAACTAGGTGTCAAAATGGTTCCTAATCATGCAGATTATCGTTTGTTAAGCAAACGAGCTTTAGGAGAGTTTTTAAAATATAAAGAAGAAAATATGTTTATCCGTGGAATAATTCCTTTGTTAGGATTTAAATCAACTAAAGTGTATTATAATCGAAATGAACGTTTTGCGGGTGAATCCAAATACCCACTAAAGAAAATGTTAATGTTTGCTGTAGATGGTATTACGTCCTTTAGTATTACACCAATTAGATTTTTATTAACGATAGGAGTATTAATGTTTATAATTGGCGTGGGGTTAGGAATATACGCTATTGTACAGAAAATACTAGGAGAAGTTGTAATAGGGTGGACTTCGTTAATGGTTTCTCTATGGTTAATTGGAGGTATTCAATTAATTGCAATAGGTGTCTTAGGTGAATATATTGGTAAAATATTTAAAGAGGTTAAGGCAAGACCTCGTTTTACTATTGAAGATAATTTATTTGAAGAAAAATATAAAGCTGAAAATTTAAAATAA
- a CDS encoding glycosyltransferase family 39 protein has product MKKNLGFVFYGVFIFIFGYLLVRSIINPLNVDYSNFFILLLFSITILFIMLAFFQLFSRLNRRSDILVTAILIITLVSIQVYLMFALQMDAFADSFGIKGQAVQMLQNGGMFTGDSYFLVYPNNVLTTIIRYGLYNFGAGIGITNTYLLECGFVILCMNITFFTLFYIIRKEVGIKYSNIYLLIILFCVPFYGYLSYFYSDTLVLPFAALILLFYYFYTKNNKWFYFIIIGVLFAIGYHIKPNLIIMLPAIIIHLCFIRNWRKTLLNSAIILIVFAGVNTLYNPLTERYGFERDNSLEFPQSHWVMMGLKGPAGRYNSSEFLYTKQFDTKEKKQEANKKIIKERITSYGPVKLLKLYNMKMLSTWTDGTRAYSWYVNSAKEYPAAYDFLFGDKKVFADAFSQIFHIINLILIILGALRFYKKQEFDLSFLINITLIGVWLFHLLWEANQRYILFVTPLMIMSAMYGFKFLVELLYTKDKIPVIKQTTRKPFLIVCFVVFILSIVTIIYGVKPIAVDKQNTNHYLVNQSYAYLQVPVDSKNAVSQTFKADEKFNNVGIYVLKAPNKNNKYKIRITNKDENKIISEKVYSSSSFKSGKYFPIEVNEKPKKNTEYSIQILATNGNKGEALMLGKYQQKGFDLYSDGAMYINGKNQVNEDIGFVVSENTKSPLIPWYSYSLIIIIFVGVLSLSFLTFKQRND; this is encoded by the coding sequence ATTAAAAAAAATTTAGGTTTTGTATTTTATGGAGTATTCATTTTTATATTTGGTTATTTGTTAGTAAGAAGTATAATTAATCCATTAAATGTTGATTACAGTAATTTTTTTATACTTTTATTATTTAGTATAACTATTTTATTTATTATGTTAGCTTTTTTTCAATTATTTAGTCGTCTTAATCGTAGAAGTGATATATTAGTGACGGCAATTTTAATAATAACATTGGTCTCAATACAAGTTTACTTAATGTTTGCGCTTCAAATGGATGCTTTTGCTGACAGTTTTGGTATAAAAGGTCAAGCAGTACAAATGCTACAAAACGGTGGAATGTTCACAGGAGACAGTTATTTTCTTGTATATCCGAATAATGTTTTAACTACAATAATCAGATATGGATTATATAATTTCGGAGCAGGTATAGGTATCACTAATACTTATCTCCTTGAATGTGGTTTTGTTATTTTATGTATGAATATCACTTTCTTTACATTGTTTTATATTATTCGAAAAGAAGTTGGTATAAAATATAGCAACATTTACTTATTGATAATATTGTTTTGTGTTCCTTTTTATGGGTATTTGAGTTATTTTTATTCAGATACACTTGTGCTACCTTTTGCTGCACTAATTCTATTGTTTTATTATTTTTATACAAAAAATAATAAATGGTTTTATTTTATAATTATTGGAGTCTTATTTGCTATTGGGTATCATATAAAACCAAATTTAATAATTATGTTACCAGCGATTATTATTCATTTGTGTTTCATAAGAAATTGGCGAAAAACATTATTAAATTCAGCTATCATCTTAATTGTTTTTGCAGGTGTGAACACACTCTATAATCCATTAACAGAAAGATATGGTTTTGAACGTGATAATAGTTTAGAGTTTCCTCAATCGCATTGGGTTATGATGGGGTTAAAGGGGCCAGCAGGGAGATATAATAGTTCAGAATTTCTTTATACGAAGCAATTTGATACAAAAGAAAAAAAACAAGAAGCTAATAAAAAAATAATAAAGGAAAGAATAACATCATATGGGCCTGTAAAGTTATTAAAACTTTATAATATGAAAATGTTATCTACTTGGACAGATGGCACAAGAGCATATAGTTGGTATGTTAATTCCGCTAAAGAATACCCAGCTGCATATGATTTTTTATTCGGTGATAAAAAAGTATTTGCAGATGCGTTTTCTCAGATATTCCATATTATTAATTTAATACTAATTATTTTAGGCGCGCTAAGGTTTTACAAAAAGCAAGAATTTGATTTATCTTTTTTAATTAATATTACTTTAATTGGTGTTTGGCTATTTCATCTATTATGGGAGGCTAATCAAAGGTATATTCTTTTTGTTACACCTCTTATGATTATGTCGGCTATGTACGGTTTTAAATTCTTAGTAGAACTACTTTATACAAAAGACAAAATTCCTGTTATTAAACAAACGACTAGAAAACCATTTTTAATAGTATGTTTTGTTGTGTTCATATTGAGTATAGTCACTATTATTTATGGAGTTAAGCCAATAGCTGTTGATAAACAAAACACCAACCATTATTTAGTAAACCAAAGCTATGCATATTTACAAGTACCAGTTGATTCGAAAAATGCTGTTTCACAAACTTTTAAAGCAGATGAAAAATTTAATAATGTTGGTATTTATGTTTTAAAAGCTCCAAATAAAAATAATAAATATAAAATTAGAATAACCAACAAAGATGAAAATAAAATAATTTCTGAGAAAGTGTATTCTTCTTCTTCCTTTAAATCAGGGAAATATTTCCCAATCGAAGTAAATGAAAAGCCAAAAAAGAATACAGAGTACAGTATACAAATTTTAGCAACAAACGGTAACAAAGGTGAAGCTTTAATGTTAGGTAAGTATCAACAAAAAGGGTTTGATCTATATAGTGATGGAGCAATGTATATAAATGGAAAAAATCAAGTTAATGAAGATATTGGGTTTGTCGTATCTGAAAATACTAAATCGCCATTGATTCCATGGTATAGCTATTCACTTATTATAATTATTTTTGTTGGTGTTTTATCATTAAGTTTCTTAACTTTTAAACAGAGAAATGATTAG
- a CDS encoding 2-C-methyl-D-erythritol 4-phosphate cytidylyltransferase: protein MIYAQILAGGKGTRMGNVSMPKQFLPLNGKPIIVHTVEKFILNTRFDKIIISSPKEWMNHAEDNIKKYISDDRIVVIEGGEDRNETIMNGIRFVEKTYGLNDDDVIITHDAVRPFLTHRIIEENIEAALETGAVDTVIEALDTIVESSNHDFITDIPVRDHMYQGQTPQSFNMKKVYNHYQNLTTEKKQILTDACKICLLAGDHVKLVKGEIFNIKITTPYDLKVANAIIQERIAND, encoded by the coding sequence ATGATATACGCTCAAATTTTAGCTGGAGGAAAAGGCACGCGAATGGGAAATGTTAGCATGCCAAAACAATTTCTACCTCTAAATGGTAAACCGATTATTGTTCATACGGTAGAAAAATTTATTTTAAACACACGTTTTGATAAAATTATTATTTCTTCTCCAAAAGAATGGATGAATCATGCGGAGGATAATATTAAAAAATATATTTCTGATGACCGCATTGTAGTAATCGAAGGTGGGGAAGACCGTAACGAAACAATTATGAATGGCATTCGTTTTGTAGAAAAAACGTATGGCTTAAATGATGATGATGTAATTATTACTCATGATGCAGTTCGTCCGTTTTTAACACATCGAATTATTGAAGAAAATATAGAAGCTGCACTTGAAACTGGAGCAGTTGATACTGTCATTGAAGCGCTTGATACAATTGTTGAATCAAGCAACCACGACTTTATCACGGATATTCCAGTGAGAGATCATATGTATCAAGGACAAACACCCCAAAGTTTTAATATGAAAAAAGTTTATAATCATTATCAAAACTTGACTACTGAAAAGAAACAAATTTTAACAGATGCTTGTAAGATTTGTTTACTTGCTGGTGATCATGTGAAGCTTGTTAAGGGTGAAATATTCAATATTAAGATTACGACACCTTATGACTTAAAAGTGGCTAATGCGATTATTCAGGAGCGGATAGCCAATGATTAA